From the Hymenobacter yonginensis genome, one window contains:
- a CDS encoding sce7726 family protein has product MNDPEIRALLYPLLPGGVYIDELPTGTTRADVVHITPDFLHGYEVKGDADTLQRVPNQLRCYAEVYDFVTFVVTEKHLPKLLPLLPDWVGVLVVVGEELRPHRAARYNATVEPAPLASLLLLEEVKQFLLARGLHGVSSLRRAEVLHFLRTTQLVPLSSLARYVRERLMARLPERMAARAERKEERQRLAGLRKRRQARKAARKKARPAPAATKPAKKAPKSKG; this is encoded by the coding sequence ATGAACGACCCGGAAATCCGCGCCCTGCTGTACCCACTGCTGCCGGGTGGCGTGTACATTGATGAGCTGCCCACCGGCACCACCCGCGCCGACGTCGTGCACATCACGCCGGACTTTCTGCATGGCTACGAGGTGAAAGGCGACGCCGACACGCTGCAGCGCGTGCCCAATCAGTTGCGCTGCTACGCTGAGGTGTATGATTTCGTGACGTTTGTGGTGACGGAAAAGCACCTGCCCAAGCTGCTGCCGCTGCTGCCCGACTGGGTGGGCGTGCTGGTGGTGGTAGGGGAGGAGCTGCGCCCGCACCGCGCCGCCCGCTACAATGCCACCGTAGAGCCCGCGCCGCTGGCCAGCCTGCTGCTGCTGGAAGAGGTGAAGCAGTTTCTGCTGGCCCGCGGCCTGCACGGCGTGAGCAGCCTGCGCCGGGCGGAGGTGCTGCATTTTCTGCGCACCACGCAGCTGGTTCCGCTGTCCAGCCTGGCCCGCTACGTGCGCGAGCGGCTGATGGCGCGCCTACCCGAGCGCATGGCCGCCCGCGCCGAGCGCAAGGAGGAACGGCAGCGGCTGGCCGGACTGCGCAAGCGGCGCCAGGCCCGCAAAGCTGCCCGCAAGAAAGCCCGACCCGCGCCGGCCGCCACCAAACCTGCCAAAAAGGCCCCCAAGTCTAAAGGCTGA
- the dinB gene encoding DNA polymerase IV, whose protein sequence is MDTSSENRKIIHLDMDAFYASVEQRDNPALRGKPVAVGGSRARGVVAAASYEARQFGVRSAMPSSTALRKCPELVFVKPRFEVYKEVSRQIRAIFAEYTPLIEPLSLDEAYLDVTENLKGIALATQVAREIRAEILRQTQLTASAGVSYNKFLAKLASDHRKPNGQFVIRPEQGLAFVAQLRVGEFHGIGPATAARLNQLGIFSGLDLRQQSEAFLRQHFGKAGGHYYLIARAQDHRPVVPDRVRKSVGSETTFAEDLHKLQELLEGLQPCLDSVWDYCQRTGLLGRTLTLKVKYADFQQITRSRTLPAPLASMAALAQISQELVQGCQPLPKGVRLLGVSLSNLETPEDFIGKQLTLSL, encoded by the coding sequence GTGGACACCTCGTCCGAAAACCGCAAAATCATTCACCTCGACATGGACGCGTTTTACGCTTCCGTGGAGCAGCGCGACAACCCGGCGCTGCGCGGCAAGCCCGTGGCCGTGGGTGGCTCGCGGGCCCGGGGCGTGGTGGCGGCGGCGAGTTACGAGGCCCGGCAGTTTGGGGTGCGCTCGGCCATGCCCTCCAGCACGGCGCTGCGCAAGTGCCCGGAGCTGGTGTTCGTGAAGCCGCGCTTCGAGGTGTACAAGGAAGTGTCGCGGCAGATTCGGGCCATTTTTGCCGAATACACGCCGCTCATCGAGCCGCTTTCGTTGGATGAAGCCTACCTCGACGTCACCGAGAACCTGAAAGGCATTGCGCTGGCTACACAGGTGGCGCGCGAAATCCGGGCCGAAATCCTGCGCCAGACCCAGCTGACGGCCTCGGCGGGCGTCAGCTACAACAAGTTTCTGGCGAAGCTGGCCTCCGACCACCGCAAGCCCAACGGTCAGTTCGTGATTCGGCCCGAGCAGGGGCTGGCGTTTGTGGCGCAGCTGCGGGTGGGCGAGTTTCACGGCATCGGGCCGGCCACGGCGGCGCGGCTCAATCAGCTGGGCATCTTCAGCGGGCTGGACCTGAGGCAGCAGTCGGAGGCGTTTCTACGCCAGCACTTTGGCAAGGCCGGCGGGCACTACTACCTCATTGCCCGGGCCCAAGACCACCGCCCCGTCGTGCCCGACCGGGTGCGCAAGTCGGTAGGCTCCGAAACCACCTTCGCCGAGGACCTGCACAAGCTGCAAGAGCTACTCGAAGGCCTGCAGCCCTGCCTGGATTCGGTGTGGGACTACTGCCAGCGCACCGGCTTGCTGGGCCGCACGCTCACACTCAAGGTCAAGTACGCCGACTTCCAGCAGATTACGCGCAGCCGAACACTGCCGGCGCCGCTGGCCAGTATGGCCGCTCTGGCTCAGATCAGCCAGGAGCTGGTGCAGGGCTGCCAGCCGCTGCCCAAAGGCGTGCGGCTTCTGGGAGTTTCGCTGTCCAACCTCGAAACGCCGGAAGATTTCATCGGCAAGCAGCTCACGCTCAGCCTTTAG
- a CDS encoding DUF6624 domain-containing protein: protein MLVITLLLAACTRPTRHAARLASPALAATLDSLSAADWQDRQAIFAVFRQHGFNSTAADTANRWLLRQDAARLAAFQQLERRHGWPALTQAGAEAAGTAFLLLQHAPDSVQLRYLPCVEALYKAKGLPAADYATYLDRALLNQGQPQQYGTQSARVVRPSGETVDSLLPTAEFDKLDERRRTMKLEPLQRQLRPGTMYFKTKP from the coding sequence TTGCTTGTTATAACCCTGCTGCTGGCGGCCTGCACCCGGCCGACCCGGCACGCAGCCCGTTTGGCGTCTCCGGCTCTTGCGGCCACACTCGACTCGCTCAGCGCCGCTGACTGGCAAGACCGCCAGGCTATTTTTGCAGTGTTCCGGCAACATGGATTCAACTCAACCGCAGCGGATACGGCCAACCGCTGGCTGCTGCGGCAGGATGCTGCGCGGCTGGCGGCCTTTCAGCAGCTGGAGCGCCGCCACGGCTGGCCCGCACTAACCCAGGCCGGTGCCGAAGCAGCCGGAACTGCTTTTCTATTGCTCCAGCATGCTCCGGATTCCGTACAGCTGCGGTATTTGCCCTGCGTAGAGGCCCTTTATAAAGCCAAAGGGCTGCCGGCCGCCGATTACGCCACTTACCTTGACCGGGCATTGCTCAATCAAGGGCAGCCTCAGCAGTATGGCACGCAGTCGGCCCGGGTAGTGCGCCCTTCCGGCGAAACCGTAGACTCGTTGTTGCCGACAGCGGAGTTCGACAAGCTGGACGAGCGCCGCCGTACCATGAAACTGGAACCTCTACAGCGACAATTGCGCCCGGGCACCATGTATTTTAAGACCAAGCCGTAA
- a CDS encoding DMT family transporter, whose product MKNSAKVHSALFVVALIYAANYSISKDVMPQYMGPFGLVLLRVVGATVFFGILSRLVAPQDRITGRADQLRAVACGILGIGLNQLLFFSGLNLTSPINASLIQTIAPVVTVLASAVLLGERLTLPRLAGIALAGAGAASIILSKGPVAAGGQDGLLGNVYILLNATAFGVYLVLVMPLMRKYHPFTVLARIFLVGAFLAVPAGWQQVQQPDYASFPASIWAAIAYMVICLTILAYLLNNWALKYASPALLGAYIYLQPALAVLIAVSLGKDVLTWDRAWQALLIFGGVFLVSRKPKAAPQPVPLEPVQD is encoded by the coding sequence ATGAAAAATTCCGCTAAGGTCCACTCGGCCCTCTTTGTGGTGGCGCTGATCTACGCCGCCAACTACAGTATTTCCAAGGATGTGATGCCGCAGTACATGGGCCCGTTTGGGCTGGTGCTGCTGCGCGTGGTGGGCGCGACGGTGTTTTTCGGCATCCTGAGCCGGCTGGTGGCGCCGCAGGACCGCATCACCGGCCGCGCCGACCAGCTGCGAGCCGTGGCGTGCGGCATCCTGGGCATCGGGCTGAACCAGCTGCTGTTCTTCTCGGGCCTCAACCTGACCTCGCCCATCAACGCCTCGCTCATCCAGACCATTGCACCGGTCGTGACGGTGCTGGCCTCGGCGGTGCTGCTAGGCGAGCGGCTGACGCTGCCCCGACTGGCGGGCATAGCTCTGGCGGGCGCCGGCGCGGCCAGCATTATCCTGAGCAAAGGCCCGGTGGCGGCCGGCGGGCAGGACGGGCTGTTGGGCAACGTCTACATTCTGCTCAACGCCACCGCATTTGGGGTGTATCTAGTGCTGGTGATGCCGCTGATGCGCAAGTACCACCCGTTCACGGTGCTGGCGCGCATCTTTCTGGTGGGCGCCTTCCTGGCGGTGCCGGCCGGCTGGCAGCAGGTGCAGCAGCCCGACTACGCCAGCTTCCCAGCCAGCATCTGGGCCGCCATTGCCTACATGGTGATTTGCCTCACGATTCTGGCCTACCTGCTCAACAACTGGGCCCTGAAATACGCCTCCCCTGCCCTGCTGGGCGCCTACATCTACCTGCAGCCGGCTCTGGCCGTACTCATTGCCGTGAGCCTGGGCAAAGACGTGCTGACCTGGGACCGGGCCTGGCAGGCGCTGCTGATTTTCGGGGGCGTGTTCCTGGTGAGCCGCAAGCCGAAAGCCGCGCCGCAGCCGGTACCGCTGGAGCCGGTGCAGGACTGA
- a CDS encoding replication-associated recombination protein A, producing MSTGSLFDSDPTPAFIPPAAANAPLAERRRPRTLEEYAGQQHLIGPEGVLRRYLNAGRLPSLILWGPPGVGKTTLANLLAQELGKPFASLSAVNAGVKDVREVIERARKQRGTVLFIDEIHRFSKSQQDALLGAVEQGIVTLIGATTENPSFEVIPAVLSRAQVYVLEPLSKEVLTGLVDKALAEDAQLQQRKVRMQEYGALLTISGGDARKLLNLLEIVVEASRPDPQTGEVVITDEGVQQLAQQHLARYDKGGEMHYDVISAFIKSIRGSDPNAALYYLAVMLEGGEDAKFIARRLLILASEDVGLANPNALILAQSCFQAIAVIGMPEGDIILGQTVVYLATSPKSNASYKAIREARALVRQQGVQPVPIPLRNAPTKLMKDLGYGGQYQYSHDYPGNFAYQEFLPEALSGTVFYHPGHNPAEAKAQERLRQLWGEKYGY from the coding sequence ATGTCCACCGGTTCCCTTTTCGATTCTGACCCCACGCCGGCCTTTATTCCGCCGGCTGCGGCCAACGCGCCGTTGGCCGAGCGCCGCCGCCCCCGCACGCTTGAGGAATATGCCGGGCAGCAGCACCTCATCGGGCCCGAGGGCGTGCTGCGTCGCTACCTCAATGCCGGCCGCCTGCCCAGCCTGATTCTGTGGGGCCCGCCTGGCGTGGGTAAAACCACCCTGGCCAACCTGCTGGCGCAGGAGTTGGGCAAGCCGTTTGCCTCGCTCAGCGCCGTGAATGCCGGCGTGAAAGACGTGCGCGAGGTGATAGAGCGCGCCCGCAAGCAGCGCGGTACGGTGCTGTTTATTGATGAAATCCACCGCTTCAGCAAAAGCCAGCAGGACGCCCTGCTGGGTGCCGTAGAGCAGGGCATCGTCACGCTCATCGGGGCCACCACCGAAAACCCCTCGTTTGAGGTGATTCCGGCCGTGCTGAGCCGGGCGCAGGTGTACGTGTTGGAGCCCCTGAGCAAGGAAGTGCTGACCGGCCTGGTCGATAAGGCCCTGGCCGAGGACGCGCAGCTGCAGCAGCGCAAGGTGCGGATGCAGGAGTACGGCGCGCTGCTCACCATCTCGGGTGGTGATGCGCGCAAGCTGCTCAACCTGCTGGAAATTGTGGTGGAAGCCAGCCGCCCCGACCCCCAAACCGGCGAAGTCGTCATCACCGACGAGGGCGTGCAGCAGCTGGCCCAGCAGCACCTCGCCCGCTACGACAAAGGCGGCGAAATGCACTACGACGTCATTTCGGCCTTCATCAAGAGCATCCGCGGCTCCGACCCTAACGCCGCGCTCTACTACCTGGCCGTGATGCTGGAAGGCGGCGAGGATGCCAAGTTCATTGCCCGCCGCCTGCTCATCCTGGCTTCTGAAGACGTGGGCCTGGCCAACCCCAACGCCCTGATTCTGGCCCAGAGCTGCTTCCAGGCCATTGCCGTGATTGGCATGCCCGAGGGTGACATTATCCTGGGGCAGACCGTGGTGTACCTCGCCACCTCGCCCAAGAGCAATGCCAGCTACAAGGCCATCCGGGAGGCGCGGGCGCTGGTGCGGCAGCAGGGCGTGCAGCCGGTGCCCATTCCGCTGCGCAACGCGCCCACCAAACTCATGAAAGACCTCGGCTACGGCGGCCAGTACCAGTACTCGCACGACTACCCCGGCAATTTTGCCTATCAGGAGTTCTTGCCCGAGGCCCTCAGCGGCACCGTGTTCTACCACCCCGGCCACAACCCCGCCGAAGCCAAAGCCCAAGAGCGCCTGCGCCAGCTCTGGGGCGAGAAATACGGCTATTAA
- the sppA gene encoding signal peptide peptidase SppA — protein sequence MRQFFKYVLATLTGLFVFGVLGFVLLIGFVAALASSDTEVTVASDSVLELKLDKPIAERESRTSFGSIVSSQADNIGLDNLKATLRRAKNDSDIKGIFLNVELVQAGMASLEEVRDALLDFKKSGKFVVAYADAQSEKSYYLTSVADRIYLNPQGTLEFNGLSSETMYYKNLFEKAGIQPQIFRVGSFKSAVEPFFRENMSDSARLQTSSFLNSINDFMLGHIATARKIAPQRLKTISDSMLVHNADDAKRLGLVTNLGYYDQALDYMKGKLGVEKDEKLSLVSLTDYSKADDEESSSGSSRIAVIYAEGDIVTGKGGSSSIGSTRFAEAIRKARLDDKVKAVVLRVNSPGGSSLASDIIYREVLLTKKVKPIICSMSDVAASGGYFIAMGCDTIVAHPNTITGSIGVFGVLPNIQPLLRDKLGVTTDRVTTGKFSDFPTITRPLTAFEQSQFQNEINRIYADFTTKAAQGRNMPVERLRGYASGRVWSGSEAKARGLVDVLGSMDDALRIAARRAKLKEGDYTLQALPRQKSFMENIFSGINEEVRMSLVKQEMGPLFPVYEQYKKLSEMKGAQARMPFELNIQ from the coding sequence ATGAGACAATTCTTTAAGTACGTGCTGGCCACGCTCACCGGCCTGTTCGTGTTCGGGGTGCTGGGCTTTGTGCTGCTGATCGGCTTCGTGGCCGCGCTGGCCTCGTCCGACACCGAAGTAACCGTGGCCAGCGACTCGGTGCTGGAGCTCAAGCTCGACAAGCCGATTGCCGAGCGCGAAAGCCGCACCTCGTTCGGCTCCATCGTCAGCTCCCAGGCCGATAACATCGGCCTCGACAACCTGAAAGCCACCCTGCGCCGCGCCAAAAACGACTCCGACATCAAGGGCATTTTCCTGAATGTAGAGCTGGTGCAGGCCGGCATGGCTTCGCTGGAGGAAGTGCGCGACGCGCTGCTGGACTTCAAGAAGTCGGGCAAGTTTGTGGTGGCCTACGCCGATGCGCAGTCGGAGAAGAGCTACTACCTCACGTCCGTCGCCGACCGCATCTACCTCAATCCGCAGGGCACGCTGGAGTTCAACGGCCTCAGCTCCGAGACGATGTACTACAAAAACCTGTTCGAGAAGGCCGGCATTCAGCCCCAGATCTTCCGGGTGGGCTCGTTTAAGAGCGCCGTGGAGCCGTTTTTCCGCGAAAACATGTCGGATTCGGCCCGCCTGCAGACTTCGTCGTTCCTGAACTCCATCAACGACTTCATGCTGGGCCACATTGCCACGGCCCGCAAAATCGCGCCCCAGCGCCTGAAAACCATCAGCGACTCGATGCTGGTGCACAACGCCGACGACGCCAAGCGCCTCGGCCTCGTTACCAACCTCGGCTACTACGACCAGGCCCTCGACTACATGAAGGGCAAGCTGGGCGTGGAGAAAGACGAGAAGCTGAGCCTCGTAAGCCTCACCGACTATAGTAAGGCCGACGACGAGGAAAGCAGCAGCGGCAGCAGCCGGATTGCCGTTATCTACGCCGAGGGTGACATCGTGACCGGAAAGGGCGGCAGTAGCAGCATCGGCAGCACCCGCTTCGCCGAGGCTATCCGCAAAGCCCGTCTCGACGACAAGGTGAAGGCCGTGGTGCTGCGCGTGAACTCGCCCGGCGGCTCATCGCTGGCTTCCGACATTATCTACCGCGAAGTGCTGCTCACCAAGAAGGTGAAGCCGATTATCTGCTCGATGTCGGATGTGGCGGCTTCGGGCGGCTACTTCATTGCCATGGGCTGCGACACCATTGTGGCCCACCCGAATACCATCACCGGCAGCATCGGCGTATTCGGCGTGCTGCCTAACATTCAGCCTCTGCTGCGCGACAAGCTGGGCGTGACGACGGACCGCGTTACAACGGGCAAATTCTCGGATTTCCCCACCATCACGCGCCCGCTCACGGCCTTCGAGCAGAGCCAGTTCCAGAACGAAATCAACCGCATTTACGCCGACTTCACCACAAAAGCCGCCCAGGGCCGCAACATGCCCGTGGAGCGGCTGCGCGGCTATGCTTCCGGCCGCGTATGGTCGGGCTCCGAAGCCAAGGCCCGCGGCCTCGTTGACGTGCTCGGCTCCATGGACGACGCGCTGCGTATTGCGGCCCGCCGCGCCAAGCTCAAGGAAGGCGACTACACGCTGCAGGCGCTGCCACGCCAGAAGTCGTTCATGGAAAACATCTTCAGCGGCATCAACGAGGAAGTGCGCATGAGCCTGGTAAAGCAGGAAATGGGCCCGCTGTTTCCGGTGTACGAGCAGTACAAGAAACTCTCGGAAATGAAAGGCGCCCAGGCGCGCATGCCGTTTGAGCTGAATATCCAGTAA
- a CDS encoding purine-nucleoside phosphorylase: MQHLHEAANHIRPLLQGFEPEFGIILGTGLGALVKDLTIHHTIPYASIPNFPVSTVESHSGNLLAAELGGRKVLVMQGRFHFYEGYTMEQVVLPVRVMKMLGIRKLFVSNAAGGLHPDMNYSDLMLIDDHINLQPSNPLIGKNLDELGARFPDMLEPYDARLLRQAEEAARSLGFADKVRRGVYVSVPGPMLETPAEYRYLRTIGADAVGMSTVPEVIAAVHMGLPVLAISVITDLCSPGKLKRVEIADILRVAADAEPRLTALLQAVIAQQD; encoded by the coding sequence ATGCAACACCTCCACGAAGCCGCCAACCATATCCGCCCGCTGCTGCAGGGCTTTGAGCCCGAGTTCGGCATCATCCTCGGCACTGGTCTGGGCGCGCTGGTCAAGGACCTGACCATTCACCACACCATCCCGTACGCCAGCATCCCGAACTTTCCGGTTTCGACGGTGGAAAGCCACTCCGGCAACCTGCTGGCCGCCGAGCTGGGCGGCCGTAAGGTGCTGGTGATGCAGGGCCGCTTTCACTTCTACGAAGGCTACACCATGGAGCAGGTGGTGCTGCCCGTGCGCGTGATGAAGATGCTGGGCATCCGGAAGCTGTTCGTGAGCAACGCCGCCGGCGGTCTGCACCCCGACATGAACTACTCGGACCTGATGCTCATCGACGACCACATCAACCTGCAGCCTAGCAACCCGCTCATCGGCAAAAACCTCGACGAGCTAGGCGCCCGCTTCCCCGACATGCTGGAGCCCTACGATGCCCGCCTGCTGCGCCAGGCTGAGGAAGCGGCCCGCAGCCTCGGCTTCGCTGATAAGGTGCGGCGCGGCGTGTACGTGAGCGTACCCGGCCCCATGCTGGAAACGCCCGCCGAGTACCGCTACTTGCGCACCATCGGGGCCGATGCGGTGGGCATGAGCACCGTGCCCGAGGTGATTGCTGCCGTGCACATGGGTTTGCCGGTGCTGGCCATCAGCGTCATCACCGACCTGTGCTCGCCGGGCAAGCTCAAGCGGGTGGAAATAGCCGACATCCTGCGCGTAGCCGCCGACGCCGAGCCCCGCCTCACGGCGCTGCTACAGGCCGTCATCGCGCAGCAGGACTAA
- a CDS encoding DUF4249 domain-containing protein, with protein sequence MNRLSALRTTAGLLALAGLTASCDLQKDIDVELPAIPAQLVAECYLEDGQIPRLTVTETVPYLASPEPVLPADVTVRLTLANGQVEVMRFFPGVDPVTGKGYTHMGRRPLVARPGDVFSLEVVDTKGRRLTGTATVPTRVPIDSLEYKFNDLPPARREAYVLTNFRDPAGLGDYYRLQIHRDSISREPEIDYDVEDRLNDGKTYTLGTSYRFDPGDTLLVTLYHLDRPYFLFRQSVNDARNANGNPFAQPSAIKSTVQGGVGVFTVLSYDRKQIIIP encoded by the coding sequence ATGAACCGCTTATCCGCTTTGCGCACCACCGCCGGTTTGCTGGCGCTGGCCGGGCTCACGGCCTCCTGCGACCTGCAGAAGGATATCGACGTGGAGCTGCCTGCCATTCCAGCCCAGCTGGTGGCCGAGTGCTACCTCGAAGACGGCCAGATTCCGCGCCTCACCGTGACAGAAACCGTGCCCTACCTGGCCAGCCCCGAGCCTGTGCTGCCCGCTGACGTGACCGTGCGCCTTACCCTGGCCAACGGGCAGGTAGAGGTGATGCGCTTCTTCCCAGGCGTCGACCCCGTAACCGGTAAAGGCTACACCCACATGGGCCGGCGGCCACTAGTGGCCCGCCCCGGCGACGTGTTCAGCCTGGAAGTGGTCGACACCAAGGGCCGCCGCCTCACCGGCACGGCCACCGTGCCCACGCGCGTGCCCATCGACTCGCTGGAATACAAGTTCAACGACCTGCCGCCCGCCCGCCGCGAGGCTTACGTCCTCACCAACTTCCGCGACCCGGCCGGCCTGGGCGACTACTACCGCCTGCAGATTCACCGCGACAGTATCTCCCGGGAGCCGGAAATCGACTATGACGTGGAAGACCGCCTCAACGACGGCAAAACGTACACGCTCGGTACCAGCTACCGCTTCGATCCTGGCGACACACTGCTGGTCACGCTCTACCACCTCGACCGGCCTTACTTCCTGTTCCGGCAGTCGGTGAACGATGCGCGCAACGCCAACGGCAACCCGTTTGCGCAGCCCTCGGCCATCAAAAGCACGGTGCAGGGCGGCGTGGGCGTGTTCACGGTACTCAGCTATGACCGGAAGCAGATTATTATTCCGTAG
- a CDS encoding TonB-dependent receptor: MRYFSYLIGILWLWSVAGSSAAQAQERYRLSGYIRDASRGPLPGASVAVPALASGATADSTGFYSFLLPAGRHQLVISFIGYQSQTRDLNLTRAQRLSFTLAESSNTLGEVVVEGSGTLEQKLQTTQMSVERLTAAEAKLLPALFGEVDLLKTLQLKPGVQNGGEGTSGLFVRGGSSDQNLVLVDDAVVYNPAHLFGLFSVFNPDAVQSVDLYKGGFPAQYGGRLSSVIDVKMREGNKQKTVTSGGIGLISSRLTVEGPIVKDKGSFLLSGRRTYFDVFTRQINKASEDNPDFNPIPDYYFYDFNAKANYTLGDKDQVFLSGYLGRDVFGFGSQGGFDFNFSWGNTLGAARWSHVFNKRLFLNTTASYTNYKYDVTNKLDQFSFNLASDIRDLALRSDLDYTPNDRHAFKFGAQLINHRFGVGRLQAGSSDGRLSIGSDVAYRGLEGGLYASDNFKATDKLQLEYGLRLSGFQSGSNSYGGLEPRGSARYSLTPKTSLKASYALMYQYVHLVTNSGATLPTDIWYPSRLSVKPQRAQQVAGGVSFLLGSGKYLLTNEVYYKWAQNQVDFKDGAQLFVNPDLDSEFLFGKGWAYGNELYLEKKTGRTTGWIGYTLSWSKRQFLPQRGTTGINEGRVFYPSYDRRHNLTVVVLHQLTERLNLTGSFVYTTGNATTLPAARFAVQDIFGGDLSAVPVYPDRNTYRLAPYNRLDLGVVWKLKPNRWVPESDLTFSVYNAYNRRNPYFVYFDQVRAGGDNTPVTSYRARQVSLFPTIPAVTYNFKF, encoded by the coding sequence ATGCGCTACTTTTCATATCTGATTGGAATACTATGGTTGTGGAGCGTGGCGGGCAGTTCGGCGGCGCAGGCCCAGGAGCGGTACCGGCTTAGCGGCTACATCCGCGACGCCAGCCGCGGCCCGCTGCCGGGCGCTTCGGTAGCCGTGCCGGCCCTGGCTTCCGGTGCCACGGCCGATTCCACCGGCTTCTACTCATTCCTGTTGCCAGCAGGCCGGCATCAGCTGGTCATCTCCTTCATCGGCTACCAGAGCCAGACCCGCGACCTAAACCTGACGCGCGCCCAGCGCCTCTCGTTCACGCTGGCCGAGAGCAGCAACACGCTGGGCGAGGTGGTGGTGGAAGGCTCGGGCACGCTGGAGCAGAAGCTGCAAACCACCCAGATGAGCGTGGAGCGCCTCACGGCCGCCGAGGCCAAGCTGCTGCCCGCCTTATTTGGGGAAGTGGACCTTTTGAAAACCCTGCAGCTCAAGCCTGGCGTGCAAAACGGCGGCGAAGGCACTTCCGGCCTGTTCGTGCGCGGCGGCTCCTCCGACCAGAACCTGGTGCTCGTCGACGATGCCGTAGTGTACAACCCGGCTCACTTGTTCGGGCTGTTTTCGGTATTCAACCCCGATGCCGTGCAGAGCGTGGATCTGTACAAAGGCGGCTTCCCGGCGCAGTATGGCGGGCGCCTGTCGTCGGTGATTGACGTGAAGATGCGTGAGGGCAACAAGCAGAAAACCGTCACGAGCGGCGGCATTGGCCTGATTTCGTCGCGCTTAACTGTGGAAGGACCGATTGTGAAAGACAAAGGCTCGTTTCTGCTCTCGGGGCGGCGCACGTACTTCGACGTTTTCACGCGCCAGATCAACAAAGCCAGCGAAGACAATCCCGACTTCAACCCCATTCCCGATTACTACTTCTACGATTTCAACGCCAAGGCCAACTACACGCTCGGCGACAAAGACCAGGTGTTTCTGAGCGGCTACCTGGGGCGCGACGTCTTCGGGTTCGGCTCGCAGGGCGGTTTTGACTTCAACTTCAGCTGGGGCAACACGCTGGGCGCCGCCCGCTGGAGCCATGTGTTCAATAAACGCCTGTTTCTGAATACCACCGCCTCCTACACCAACTACAAGTACGACGTCACCAACAAGCTCGACCAGTTCAGCTTCAACCTGGCCTCCGACATCCGGGACCTGGCCCTGCGCTCCGACCTCGACTACACGCCCAACGACCGGCACGCTTTCAAGTTTGGGGCCCAGCTCATCAATCACCGCTTCGGGGTGGGCCGCTTACAGGCCGGCTCTTCAGATGGGCGCCTGAGCATCGGCTCCGACGTGGCCTACCGCGGCCTGGAAGGCGGCCTCTACGCCTCCGACAACTTCAAGGCCACCGACAAGCTGCAGCTGGAATACGGCCTGCGCCTGAGCGGTTTCCAGAGCGGCTCCAACAGCTACGGCGGGCTGGAGCCGCGTGGGTCGGCGCGCTACTCACTTACGCCCAAAACCTCGCTCAAGGCCAGCTACGCCCTGATGTACCAGTACGTGCACCTCGTCACGAACTCCGGCGCCACGCTGCCAACGGATATCTGGTACCCGTCAAGGCTATCGGTGAAGCCGCAGCGGGCCCAGCAGGTGGCCGGCGGCGTGAGCTTCCTTCTTGGAAGCGGCAAATACCTACTCACCAACGAGGTGTACTACAAGTGGGCGCAGAACCAGGTGGATTTCAAGGACGGCGCCCAGCTGTTCGTGAACCCCGACCTGGACTCGGAGTTCCTGTTCGGCAAGGGCTGGGCCTACGGCAACGAGCTGTACCTGGAAAAGAAAACCGGCCGCACCACCGGCTGGATTGGCTATACGCTCAGCTGGAGCAAGCGCCAGTTTCTGCCCCAGCGCGGCACCACCGGTATCAACGAGGGCCGCGTGTTCTACCCCAGCTACGACCGCCGCCACAACCTGACGGTGGTGGTGCTGCACCAGCTCACAGAGCGCCTCAACCTCACCGGCTCGTTTGTGTACACCACCGGCAACGCCACCACCCTGCCCGCCGCCCGCTTTGCCGTGCAGGACATCTTCGGCGGCGACCTGTCGGCGGTGCCGGTGTACCCCGACCGCAACACCTACCGCCTCGCGCCCTATAACCGCCTGGATTTGGGGGTGGTGTGGAAGCTGAAGCCCAACCGCTGGGTGCCGGAATCCGACCTGACATTCAGCGTCTACAATGCCTACAACCGCCGCAACCCCTATTTCGTGTACTTCGACCAGGTGCGGGCCGGTGGCGACAACACGCCAGTTACCAGCTACCGCGCCCGGCAGGTGTCGCTGTTCCCAACCATTCCGGCCGTCACCTACAACTTCAAGTTCTAA
- the trxA gene encoding thioredoxin yields the protein MPKKSFSELINSPGMPVLVDFYADWCGPCKTMAPVLEQVAQQHQGKLKVIKIDVDRNPAAAQQFRVQSIPTLILFHKGQPVWRQAGAVPAGQLTQAVQPFLS from the coding sequence ATGCCTAAGAAATCATTCTCCGAGCTCATAAACAGCCCCGGCATGCCCGTGCTGGTAGATTTTTACGCCGACTGGTGCGGCCCGTGCAAAACTATGGCCCCCGTGCTGGAGCAGGTAGCGCAGCAGCACCAGGGCAAGCTCAAAGTCATCAAGATTGATGTAGACCGCAACCCCGCCGCGGCCCAGCAGTTCCGCGTGCAGAGCATCCCCACGCTGATTCTATTTCATAAGGGCCAGCCGGTGTGGCGGCAGGCTGGTGCCGTGCCGGCTGGCCAGCTGACGCAGGCCGTACAACCTTTTCTAAGTTAG